From the genome of Blautia pseudococcoides, one region includes:
- a CDS encoding FadR/GntR family transcriptional regulator — translation MKIKRVNVTSQVVDYLKKNIESGNWAVGEKIPSENQMTEELGVSRSSIRTALQYLIGLGVLESVHGKGTYLINSRVENWDETENKITSEDCRDIEKVLEFRKILEPDACRLAVEKSTPEIMTALETYLEQMQMFQGNREKFVNADLKFHEVICRSTGNPLLEKSLHKVFQETRQNHEQMNELFGYDSGIHYHAQILDAFKNRDADAAHDIMYEHLDAAMKKL, via the coding sequence ATGAAGATAAAACGTGTCAATGTAACCAGCCAGGTGGTGGATTATCTGAAGAAGAATATTGAATCCGGAAACTGGGCCGTTGGGGAGAAGATACCATCAGAGAATCAGATGACAGAAGAACTTGGTGTGAGCCGTTCCAGCATCAGGACCGCGCTGCAATACCTGATTGGCCTGGGTGTTCTGGAAAGTGTGCATGGAAAAGGCACCTATCTGATCAACAGCCGTGTGGAAAACTGGGATGAGACTGAGAACAAAATCACATCGGAGGACTGCAGGGATATTGAAAAAGTGCTGGAATTCAGAAAGATACTGGAACCGGATGCCTGCAGACTGGCGGTGGAAAAGTCTACCCCTGAGATTATGACCGCTCTGGAGACATATCTGGAGCAGATGCAGATGTTTCAGGGAAACCGGGAAAAGTTTGTAAACGCAGACCTGAAGTTCCATGAGGTCATCTGCCGTTCAACCGGCAATCCTTTACTGGAAAAAAGTCTTCACAAAGTTTTTCAGGAGACAAGGCAGAATCATGAACAGATGAATGAACTGTTTGGTTACGATTCAGGTATTCATTATCACGCTCAGATTCTGGATGCGTTCAAAAACAGGGATGCGGATGCGGCCCATGATATTATGTATGAACATCTGGATGCTGCCATGAAAAAACTGTAA
- a CDS encoding TRAP transporter substrate-binding protein, whose translation MKVKRLAALSMAGIILALAVAGCGKNSNIYDENGKVSLRMAQTSAADGAIGISMETFAENVREKSGGRIEISVFHNGQLGSERDNIEACELGNLDMAVVNQSVLANFIPEIAAFDLPYVIEGTEHADKVFMGEIGQDFLKRLEKVELKGLGIWESGFRNLTNSKRDIGSAGDVKGLRIRVMENEIHQKLWKALGADPVPMAWSEAYTAMQQGAIDGQENPATVIDKNNVVEVNKYMAITEHVYSTVYVLMAPKTWDALSDEDRQIITECMEEANLAERELSRQMDKEAISTLEEQGMAVTYPDKTELITETQSVRDTYGADYKETLDKIAAAK comes from the coding sequence ATGAAGGTAAAAAGACTGGCAGCATTGTCCATGGCAGGAATAATACTGGCGCTGGCTGTGGCGGGATGCGGCAAAAACAGCAATATTTACGACGAAAATGGTAAGGTGAGCCTTAGAATGGCGCAGACATCAGCAGCGGACGGGGCAATTGGAATCTCCATGGAGACTTTTGCGGAAAATGTCAGGGAAAAGTCAGGGGGAAGAATTGAAATCTCTGTTTTTCATAATGGACAGCTTGGTTCAGAGCGAGATAATATCGAGGCATGTGAACTTGGAAACCTGGACATGGCGGTGGTAAATCAAAGTGTGCTGGCAAATTTCATCCCTGAGATCGCGGCCTTTGACCTACCATATGTGATTGAGGGAACAGAGCATGCGGATAAGGTATTTATGGGGGAGATTGGACAGGATTTTCTCAAAAGACTGGAAAAAGTGGAACTGAAGGGTCTTGGTATTTGGGAATCCGGCTTCCGCAATCTGACAAATTCCAAGAGGGATATCGGTAGTGCGGGGGATGTGAAAGGGCTTAGAATCCGTGTTATGGAAAATGAGATTCATCAGAAGCTATGGAAAGCCCTGGGAGCTGATCCGGTACCCATGGCTTGGAGTGAAGCTTACACAGCTATGCAGCAGGGGGCCATTGACGGGCAGGAAAATCCAGCCACGGTTATTGATAAAAACAACGTGGTGGAAGTGAATAAATATATGGCGATCACAGAGCATGTGTACTCCACCGTATATGTTCTGATGGCACCAAAGACATGGGATGCCCTTTCAGATGAGGATCGGCAGATCATTACGGAATGTATGGAGGAAGCCAACCTGGCGGAGCGTGAACTGAGCAGACAGATGGATAAGGAGGCTATTTCCACACTGGAGGAACAGGGGATGGCAGTGACTTACCCGGACAAGACAGAGCTGATCACTGAGACACAGAGCGTCAGGGATACTTACGGTGCGGATTATAAAGAGACTCTGGACAAAATAGCAGCGGCAAAATAG
- a CDS encoding cation transporter: MKKTFKLLDLDCAHCAAKIEDSVRKIEGVASAEVNFLNQKMVLEADQEHFQEIAEKVVTLIRKIEPDVTVKKI; encoded by the coding sequence ATGAAAAAAACATTTAAGTTGTTAGATTTAGACTGTGCACACTGTGCTGCAAAAATTGAGGACTCCGTGAGAAAGATAGAGGGGGTAGCCAGTGCTGAAGTTAATTTTTTGAATCAGAAAATGGTATTAGAGGCAGATCAGGAGCATTTTCAGGAGATTGCAGAGAAAGTGGTTACATTGATCCGGAAAATCGAACCGGATGTCACGGTAAAGAAAATCTAA
- a CDS encoding heavy metal translocating P-type ATPase — protein MTKKQKKQLYRILTAVLIFLPVLWLPMNETGKFIGFLVCYAVIGWDIIWKAISNILHGQVFDENFLMTVATVGAMYLGEYKEGVAVMLFYQVGELFQSYAVSKSRRSIAGLMDIRPDYANVVREGKETRVDPDEVLVGDVILVKPGERVPLDGTVLEGNSTLDTSALTGESMPREIGAGAEVISGCINQTGTLRIRVGRLYGESTVSKILDLVENASSKKSKSEAFITRFAKYYTPSVVAAAALLAVLPPLLMGQAFAPWIHRALTFLVISCPCALVISVPLSFFGGIGGASKCGVLIKGSNYLEALAKAETVVFDKTGTLTKGSFAVTRCYPQGISGERLLELAARAEKDSSHPISRSIVKAYGKDTERFGVTDVQEIAGHGISVSLDGKKVLAGNAKLMRSKNIPFQPVTEAGTVVYVAEDGKYRGAVLIEDEIKDDAAFAVRELKKAGVRKTVMLTGDAKAVGEKVAEKLGLDLAYTELLPADKVEHMERLLEETSEKGRLAFVGDGINDAPVLARADIGIAMGGLGSDAAIEAADIVIMTDEPSKIAAAIGISRKTLRIVRQNIIFALGVKGIVLLLGALGIASMWAAVFADVGVSVIAILNAVRALRVPKEDRVLKKESIRETAAA, from the coding sequence ATGACCAAAAAACAGAAAAAACAATTATACAGGATTCTAACGGCTGTTCTTATTTTCCTTCCGGTTTTATGGCTTCCCATGAATGAAACAGGGAAATTTATAGGATTTCTGGTCTGTTATGCAGTGATCGGGTGGGATATTATCTGGAAAGCTATTTCCAATATTCTCCACGGTCAGGTGTTTGATGAAAATTTCCTGATGACAGTAGCCACTGTGGGTGCTATGTACTTGGGAGAATATAAAGAGGGCGTTGCAGTCATGTTGTTTTATCAGGTGGGAGAGTTATTTCAGTCTTATGCTGTCAGCAAATCACGCCGTTCTATTGCAGGGCTGATGGATATACGGCCTGACTATGCCAATGTGGTGCGGGAAGGAAAAGAAACCAGAGTTGACCCGGACGAAGTTCTTGTAGGAGATGTGATACTGGTGAAGCCGGGAGAAAGGGTACCTCTTGACGGAACGGTTCTGGAGGGAAATTCCACTTTAGATACCTCCGCGCTCACCGGGGAATCCATGCCCAGGGAAATCGGAGCCGGCGCAGAAGTCATCAGCGGATGTATTAACCAGACAGGAACGCTGAGAATCCGTGTGGGCAGGCTCTACGGAGAATCAACGGTATCTAAAATACTGGACTTGGTAGAGAATGCCAGCAGTAAAAAGTCAAAATCCGAGGCTTTTATCACACGATTTGCAAAATATTATACACCTTCTGTTGTAGCCGCGGCCGCGCTGCTGGCTGTTTTACCTCCTTTACTTATGGGGCAGGCATTTGCACCCTGGATACACAGAGCGCTCACATTCCTTGTGATTTCCTGCCCGTGTGCCCTTGTGATCTCTGTCCCCCTGAGTTTCTTCGGAGGAATCGGCGGTGCTTCAAAATGTGGTGTGCTGATTAAAGGAAGTAATTATCTGGAAGCTCTTGCAAAAGCGGAGACAGTGGTGTTTGATAAAACAGGAACACTTACAAAAGGGTCCTTTGCTGTGACTAGATGTTATCCCCAGGGGATTTCCGGTGAAAGACTGCTGGAACTGGCCGCCCGTGCGGAAAAAGACTCCAGCCATCCCATTTCCAGGTCTATTGTGAAAGCATACGGAAAAGACACAGAGCGGTTTGGGGTAACAGATGTGCAGGAGATCGCGGGCCACGGTATCTCTGTCTCTCTGGATGGGAAAAAGGTACTGGCTGGAAACGCAAAGCTGATGAGATCAAAAAACATACCATTTCAGCCTGTTACCGAAGCCGGTACAGTTGTGTATGTTGCCGAAGATGGGAAATACCGGGGAGCTGTCCTGATTGAGGATGAGATCAAGGATGATGCAGCGTTTGCAGTCAGGGAACTGAAAAAAGCCGGTGTCCGGAAAACCGTTATGCTCACCGGAGATGCGAAGGCTGTGGGAGAAAAAGTGGCAGAAAAACTGGGGCTGGATTTGGCTTATACAGAACTGCTTCCTGCGGATAAAGTGGAGCATATGGAGAGACTGCTGGAAGAGACAAGCGAAAAGGGCAGGCTGGCCTTTGTTGGGGATGGAATCAACGATGCCCCTGTACTTGCCAGGGCTGACATCGGAATTGCCATGGGAGGTCTGGGGTCTGATGCGGCCATCGAAGCGGCGGACATTGTCATTATGACAGATGAGCCGTCAAAAATCGCGGCAGCCATAGGCATTTCAAGAAAAACACTGCGGATTGTCCGCCAGAATATAATATTTGCCCTGGGAGTCAAAGGCATTGTGCTGCTTCTCGGAGCTCTTGGAATTGCATCCATGTGGGCAGCCGTATTTGCGGATGTAGGCGTATCTGTCATTGCCATCTTAAACGCGGTACGTGCACTGAGGGTGCCGAAGGAAGACAGAGTGCTGAAGAAGGAGAGCATCCGGGAGACTGCGGCTGCATAA
- a CDS encoding enolase C-terminal domain-like protein — MSVKIQDIRVICTAPEGINLVVVRVETNQPGLYGLGCATFAYRHLAVKHLIEEYLKPLLLGRDAENIEELWQLMHQNGYWRNGPIENNAISGIDMALWDIKGKLADMPLYQLFGGRMREGIPVYRHVDGRDIEEICDNIHRFQEMGITHLRCQCGGYGGTPYGQTPKTAPVGAHDGMYLDSRKYVRDTVKLFGEIRDRIGYDMELVHDVHERIAPVEAIKLAKELEPFDLFFLEDPVPLEQTNWLKNMREQTSIPIAQGELFNNPREWKQLIAEQLIDFIRVHISQIGGITPARKLQIFAEQFGVRTAWHGPGDMSPLAHAANIHIDLAAPNFGVQEWSGIEPPNFVIQDLKGPHGALLDVFPGLPQFYEGYVYANDKPGLGVDVDEKEAAKYPCEKTVTTWTQTRLRDGSLQTP, encoded by the coding sequence ATGTCAGTTAAAATTCAGGACATACGGGTCATATGTACGGCGCCGGAGGGTATCAACCTTGTTGTGGTCAGGGTGGAGACAAACCAGCCGGGGTTGTACGGTTTGGGATGTGCCACATTTGCATACCGCCATTTGGCGGTCAAACATTTGATTGAGGAGTATTTGAAACCGCTTCTTCTGGGGCGTGATGCTGAGAATATTGAGGAATTATGGCAGCTCATGCATCAAAATGGTTATTGGAGAAACGGTCCGATTGAAAATAACGCCATATCCGGTATTGATATGGCCTTGTGGGATATCAAAGGAAAGTTGGCAGATATGCCGCTGTATCAGCTATTTGGAGGCAGGATGAGAGAGGGGATACCGGTTTACCGCCATGTGGACGGGAGAGATATTGAGGAAATCTGCGATAATATCCATAGATTTCAAGAGATGGGCATTACACATCTGCGCTGCCAGTGCGGCGGCTACGGCGGGACCCCTTACGGACAGACCCCTAAGACAGCGCCTGTGGGGGCGCATGACGGTATGTATCTGGATTCCAGAAAATATGTCCGTGACACAGTCAAGCTTTTTGGGGAAATCCGTGACAGAATCGGGTATGACATGGAATTGGTACATGATGTACATGAGCGGATCGCTCCTGTGGAAGCCATCAAACTGGCGAAAGAACTGGAACCCTTTGATTTGTTTTTCCTGGAGGACCCGGTACCCCTGGAGCAGACAAACTGGCTGAAAAATATGCGGGAGCAGACCAGCATCCCCATTGCCCAGGGAGAGCTTTTCAATAATCCCAGAGAGTGGAAACAACTCATTGCGGAACAGTTGATTGATTTCATTCGTGTACATATCAGCCAGATTGGGGGGATCACGCCGGCCAGAAAGCTCCAGATTTTTGCGGAACAGTTTGGTGTGCGCACTGCGTGGCACGGACCCGGGGATATGTCTCCTCTGGCTCATGCGGCTAACATTCATATTGATCTGGCAGCACCTAATTTTGGGGTGCAGGAATGGTCCGGGATTGAACCGCCTAATTTTGTGATACAGGATTTGAAGGGACCCCACGGTGCCCTGCTGGATGTATTTCCGGGACTGCCACAATTTTACGAAGGCTATGTATATGCCAATGACAAACCAGGACTTGGCGTGGATGTGGATGAGAAGGAGGCAGCAAAATATCCATGTGAGAAGACAGTCACTACATGGACACAGACAAGATTGAGAGACGGTTCTCTTCAGACACCGTAA